From the Actinomycetes bacterium genome, one window contains:
- a CDS encoding single-stranded DNA-binding protein codes for MSATTPAHLNEVHLVGRLSAPPVERELPSGDHVALFRVVVERPVGAAGAPVDTLDCAAWRAGLRRAVSRWNAGDVVSVDGQLRRRFFRRAQGLGSRYEVEVSRARRLSRPT; via the coding sequence ATGTCCGCGACCACTCCCGCCCACCTCAACGAGGTCCACCTCGTCGGTCGGCTGTCCGCACCGCCCGTCGAGCGGGAGCTGCCCTCCGGCGACCACGTGGCCCTCTTCCGGGTGGTCGTCGAGCGCCCGGTGGGAGCCGCCGGAGCACCGGTGGACACCCTGGACTGCGCCGCCTGGCGGGCCGGCCTTCGACGTGCGGTGTCGCGGTGGAACGCCGGCGACGTGGTCAGCGTCGACGGCCAGCTGCGCCGCCGGTTCTTCCGGCGGGCGCAGGGGCTCGGCAGCCGCTACGAGGTCGAGGTCAGCCGCGCGCGGCGCCTCAGCCGGCCGACGTGA
- a CDS encoding MBL fold metallo-hydrolase: protein MDAAVPLGGEVFLVDTTMSGYPGITSAYLIRSAHPCLVETGTATSAGTVVAGLRELGVGPDDLATIVVTHVHLDHAGGVGDLAAAFPKAQVVVHESGARHLAHPERLLASARQVFGSVLDDVFGLLRPTDAARIRSLGETGSVDLGEGRRLAAFHSPGHAKHHLGLVDSATGDLYVGDAAGIYIPETADLRPSTPPPDFDLELAVDSLHRFRDQAPTRLLFSHFGPVTDVGATLARSEEELRLWVELVRGARTDGLDLDHAVARVREATLERYAAFLADPGRVARYEHLNADRSNVVGIMRFLDQVDRMDQVDRMDQVDHVDGSDRT, encoded by the coding sequence GTGGACGCTGCGGTGCCACTCGGCGGCGAGGTGTTCCTCGTCGACACCACCATGTCCGGCTACCCCGGGATCACCAGCGCCTACCTGATCCGCTCCGCACACCCCTGCCTGGTGGAGACCGGCACCGCCACGTCGGCGGGAACCGTCGTCGCGGGCCTGCGCGAGCTCGGCGTCGGCCCCGACGACCTCGCGACGATCGTGGTGACCCACGTGCACCTCGACCATGCAGGAGGCGTCGGTGACCTCGCCGCGGCGTTCCCGAAGGCCCAGGTGGTCGTCCACGAGAGCGGCGCCCGGCACCTGGCCCATCCCGAACGACTGCTCGCCAGCGCCCGGCAGGTCTTCGGGTCGGTGCTCGACGACGTGTTCGGCCTGCTCCGGCCGACCGACGCGGCCCGGATCCGGTCCCTTGGCGAGACCGGCTCGGTCGACCTCGGGGAGGGCCGGCGGCTGGCTGCCTTCCACTCCCCCGGTCACGCCAAGCACCACCTGGGTCTCGTCGACTCCGCGACGGGCGACCTGTACGTCGGCGACGCCGCGGGGATCTACATCCCGGAGACGGCCGACCTCCGGCCGTCCACACCGCCCCCCGACTTCGACCTCGAGCTGGCGGTGGACTCCCTGCACCGGTTCCGCGACCAGGCGCCCACCCGGCTGCTGTTCAGCCACTTCGGGCCGGTCACCGACGTCGGGGCGACCCTGGCCCGCTCGGAGGAGGAGCTGCGGCTGTGGGTCGAGCTCGTGCGCGGGGCGCGCACGGACGGGCTCGACCTCGACCACGCCGTGGCCCGCGTCCGCGAGGCCACCCTGGAGCGCTACGCGGCCTTCCTCGCCGACCCCGGTCGGGTGGCCCGCTACGAGCACCTCAACGCCGACCGGTCCAACGTGGTCGGGATCATGCGCTTCCTCGACCAGGTGGACCGCATGGACCAGGTGGACCGCATGGACCAGGTGGACCACGTGGACGGGTCGGACCGGACCTAG